In the Hordeum vulgare subsp. vulgare chromosome 7H, MorexV3_pseudomolecules_assembly, whole genome shotgun sequence genome, one interval contains:
- the LOC123412983 gene encoding uncharacterized protein LOC123412983 isoform X1 codes for MASSSMPPRLADNPPSFSMACSSLLSPYLHTIEQAMMAARSALACQGSTVNHQSPWSSDPTVAAPRQNPWRMSALITLSGGHGLGEQGPHGELGRLGSFERRAEATRGRHKPTRRDEGGGSTCPDGLSLPGGPTSCSLWPINSHIFQKP; via the exons ATGGCGAGCTCGTCCATGCCGCCTCGGCTTGCGGAcaatcctccttccttctccatgGCGTGCTCCTCCCTATTGTCCCCATACTTGCATACCATAGAGCAGGCCATGATGGCGGCCAGATCCGCGCTTGCTTGTCAAGGTTCGACCGTG AATCATCAGTCGCCATGGAGCTCCGATCCCACAGTTGCCGCACCTCGACAAAATCCCTGGAGGATGAGCGC GTTGATCACCTTAAGCGGTGGACATGGTTTAGGAGAGCAAGGTCCTCATGGAGAGCTGGGGAG acttggaAGCTTCGAGAGGAGGGCAgaagccacacgagggaggcacaaaccAACAAGGCGCGACGAGGGGGGGGGGTCTACGTGCCCTGATGGattgtccctccctggtggccccaCATCCTGcagtctctggcctataaattcacatatatttcaaaaaccctaa
- the LOC123412983 gene encoding uncharacterized protein LOC123412983 isoform X2 translates to MASSSMPPRLADNPPSFSMACSSLLSPYLHTIEQAMMAARSALACQGSTVNHQSPWSSDPTVAAPRQNPWRMSALITLSGGHGLGEQGPHGELGR, encoded by the exons ATGGCGAGCTCGTCCATGCCGCCTCGGCTTGCGGAcaatcctccttccttctccatgGCGTGCTCCTCCCTATTGTCCCCATACTTGCATACCATAGAGCAGGCCATGATGGCGGCCAGATCCGCGCTTGCTTGTCAAGGTTCGACCGTG AATCATCAGTCGCCATGGAGCTCCGATCCCACAGTTGCCGCACCTCGACAAAATCCCTGGAGGATGAGCGC GTTGATCACCTTAAGCGGTGGACATGGTTTAGGAGAGCAAGGTCCTCATGGAGAGCTGGGGAGGTAG